In Gadus chalcogrammus isolate NIFS_2021 chromosome 13, NIFS_Gcha_1.0, whole genome shotgun sequence, a single genomic region encodes these proteins:
- the LOC130401538 gene encoding uncharacterized protein LOC130401538 isoform X2 produces the protein MTKPKKKRCPSCQAENSVGRKTCCQCLLPLPRKNKLPDNLQMDSWASSAKSYRNGARAINSAQLSVLKLNALGRKPLLFLGNPGRKGKSVGDLIHFIPTDNVLVKDIISKMSKCYELLLTMLQGCAPQAAVPPLENSGPPAPPVCSQPPPEPFSSPQTPPSFSNSQPPPSFSSPQTPPSFSNSEPPPSFHNLEPPPSFSNSQPPSFSSPQTPPSFSNSQPPSFSSPQTPPSFSNSQPPSFSNSQPPPSFSDPQTPPSFSNSEPPPSFHNLEPPPSFSNSQPPSFSNSQPSPSFSNSQPPSFSNSQPSPSFSPQPHPSLSNFEPPRSPASSSKKRPKIKGKRRGESLLDTMPQVWEEVGRFMGARQPTV, from the exons ATGACAAAGCCTAAGAAGAAGCGATGCCCCTCATGCCAGGCCGAAAATTCTGTTGGAAGGAAGACATGTTGCCagtgtctcctcccccttccccggAAGAACAAGCTCCCAGATAATTTGCAGATGGACAGCTGGGCATCCTCTGCAAAGTCATACAGAAACGGTGCCAGGGCTATAAATTCAGCCCAGCTATCT GTCTTAAAACTAAATGCCCTTGGTCGGAAACCCCTACTATTTCTTGGAAATCCTGGCCGCAAAGGAAAATCTGTGGGGGACTTGATTCACTTTATCCCCACAGATAACGTGTTGGTGAAGGATATCATTTCCAAAATGAGCAAATGCTATGAGCTCCTCCTGACAA TGTTGCAGGGCTGTGCTCCACAAGCAGCTGTGCCCCCCCTGGAAAACAGCGGTCCACCAGCCCCTCCTGTGTGCTCTCAGCCTCCTCCAGAACCCTTCTCATCCCCTCAAactcctccatccttctccaactcccaaccacctccatccttctcatcccctcaaactcctccatccttctccaactctgaaCCTCCTCCATCTTTCCACAACTTAGAacctcctccatccttctccaactcccaacctccttccttctcatcccctcaaactcctccatccttctccaactcccaacctccttccttctcatcccctcaaactcctccatccttctccaactcccaacctccttccttctccaactcccaacctcctccatccttctcagaccctcaaactcctccatccttctctaACTCTGAACCTCCTCCATCTTTCCACAACTTAGAacctcctccatccttctccaactcccaacctccttccttctctaaCTCTCAACCTTCTCCATCCTTCTCCAACTCCcaacctccttccttctctaaCTCTCAACCTTCTCCATCCTTCTCCCCTCAACctcatccatccctctccaaCTTTGAACCTCCTCGAtctccagcctcctcttccAAGAAGAGGCCCAAAATAAAAG GGAAAAGAAGAGGTGAAAGTCTCTTGGACACCATGCCCCAAGTG TGGGAAGAAGTGGGACgattcatgggagccagacagCCAACAGTTTAG
- the LOC130401538 gene encoding uncharacterized protein LOC130401538 isoform X1 yields MTKPKKKRCPSCQAENSVGRKTCCQCLLPLPRKNKLPDNLQMDSWASSAKSYRNGARAINSAQLSVLKLNALGRKPLLFLGNPGRKGKSVGDLIHFIPTDNVLVKDIISKMSKCYELLLTMLQGCAPQAAVPPLENSGPPAPPVCSQPPPEPFSSPQTPPSFSNSQPPPSFSSPQTPPSFSNSEPPPSFHNLEPPPSFSNSQPPSFSSPQTPPSFSNSQPPSFSSPQTPPSFSNSQPPSFSNSQPPPSFSDPQTPPSFSNSEPPPSFHNLEPPPSFSNSQPPSFSNSQPSPSFSNSQPPSFSNSQPSPSFSPQPHPSLSNFEPPRSPASSSKKRPKIKECRKHKNQKVFLFQRIVDKRVLNGKEEVKVSWTPCPKCGKKWDDSWEPDSQQFS; encoded by the exons ATGACAAAGCCTAAGAAGAAGCGATGCCCCTCATGCCAGGCCGAAAATTCTGTTGGAAGGAAGACATGTTGCCagtgtctcctcccccttccccggAAGAACAAGCTCCCAGATAATTTGCAGATGGACAGCTGGGCATCCTCTGCAAAGTCATACAGAAACGGTGCCAGGGCTATAAATTCAGCCCAGCTATCT GTCTTAAAACTAAATGCCCTTGGTCGGAAACCCCTACTATTTCTTGGAAATCCTGGCCGCAAAGGAAAATCTGTGGGGGACTTGATTCACTTTATCCCCACAGATAACGTGTTGGTGAAGGATATCATTTCCAAAATGAGCAAATGCTATGAGCTCCTCCTGACAA TGTTGCAGGGCTGTGCTCCACAAGCAGCTGTGCCCCCCCTGGAAAACAGCGGTCCACCAGCCCCTCCTGTGTGCTCTCAGCCTCCTCCAGAACCCTTCTCATCCCCTCAAactcctccatccttctccaactcccaaccacctccatccttctcatcccctcaaactcctccatccttctccaactctgaaCCTCCTCCATCTTTCCACAACTTAGAacctcctccatccttctccaactcccaacctccttccttctcatcccctcaaactcctccatccttctccaactcccaacctccttccttctcatcccctcaaactcctccatccttctccaactcccaacctccttccttctccaactcccaacctcctccatccttctcagaccctcaaactcctccatccttctctaACTCTGAACCTCCTCCATCTTTCCACAACTTAGAacctcctccatccttctccaactcccaacctccttccttctctaaCTCTCAACCTTCTCCATCCTTCTCCAACTCCcaacctccttccttctctaaCTCTCAACCTTCTCCATCCTTCTCCCCTCAACctcatccatccctctccaaCTTTGAACCTCCTCGAtctccagcctcctcttccAAGAAGAGGCCCAAAATAAAAG AatgcagaaaacacaaaaatcaaAAGGTTTTCCTGTTTCAACGCATTGTTGATAAACGTGTTTTAAAC GGAAAAGAAGAGGTGAAAGTCTCTTGGACACCATGCCCCAAGTG TGGGAAGAAGTGGGACgattcatgggagccagacagCCAACAGTTTAGCtaa
- the LOC130401516 gene encoding uncharacterized protein LOC130401516 — MVKAKDLGILKKHSADHPLLKRFADYLKNDYENAKYQQEVDTVSRYLYFADPTEPSLKFVNDREKLRDFLGQQAKAGYKAQTSGNYIKCLKRFLEFHLTRTGLRQDDRELYKQCTLYLSFLTSSQSVLSKQASKEIVQKRHALLFDKSQPTPRECLAVLDKGEGDLVKIMNQLDDSSSSSLSRTECIFVLYYLEAIVILRHCQRPCVVQSMKVKEWLERKHADDDSIVFVKDHKTAAHFVVSIVLSKKEEAWFEKYYNKVRPQLLAGERKRKRDEQDEKDGDDFFFVSSRGKPIYNAAGDLIKLQQKCNVPQVSSQVVRRVFETAANRLDDPQKKAVLTTWDEDSKIVP, encoded by the exons ATGGTGAAAGCGAAGGATTTAGGCATTTTGAAAAAGCATTCAGCAGATCATCCATTGCTCAAGCGCTTTGCCGACTACCTAAAGAATGATTACGAAAATGCAAAGTACCAACAGGAGGTTGACACTGTTTCCCGGTACCTGTATTTTGCTGATCCTACGGAACCATCTTTGAAGTTTGTCAATGACAGAGAGAAGCTCAGAGACTTCCTGGGTCAACAGGCTAAGGCAGGGTATAAGGCACAAACATCAGGAAATTACATCAAGTGCTTGAAAAGGTTCTTGGAGTTCCACTTGACAAGGACCGGCTTGAGACAGGATGACAGGGAGCTCTACAAGCAGTGCACGTTATATTTGAGTTTTTTAACTTCTTCACAGAGTGTCCTCTCTAAGCAAGCGAGCAAAGAAATTGTGCAAAAGAGGCATGCCTTGTTGTTTGACAAAAGTCAACCCACACCTCGTGAATGCTTGGCTGTTCTTGATAAAGGTGAAGGTGACTTAGTGAAAATCATGAATCAACTTGATGAcagttcttcttcctccctgagTAGGACTGAGTGCATATTTGTGCTATACTATCTTGAGGCAATTGTCATACTAAGACACTGCCAACGGCCATGTGTGGTGCAGAGCATGAAG GTCAAGGAATGGCTTGAACGGAAACACGCAGATGATGATTCAATCGTTTTTGTAAAGGACCACAAGACGGCTGCACATTTTGTGGTCTCAATTGTCCTGtccaagaaggaggaggcgtggtttGAGAAATATTACAACAAAGTGCGGCCACAGCTCCTTGCTGGCGAAAGGAAACGTAAGCGAGATGAGCAGGATGAAAAGGATGGAGatgattttttctttgtgtcctcCCGCGGTAAGCCAATTTACAATGCAGCTGGTGATCTGATAAAGCTCCAGCAAAAGTGCAACGTCCCCCAGGTGAGCAGCCAGGTTGTACGGAGGGTATTTGAGACAGCAGCTAACCGCCTGGATGACCCTCAGAAGAAAGCAGTTTTGACTACCTgggatgaggactccaaaaTCGTACCATGA